One window from the genome of Hydractinia symbiolongicarpus strain clone_291-10 chromosome 1, HSymV2.1, whole genome shotgun sequence encodes:
- the LOC130642601 gene encoding glutamine synthetase-like, with protein MATYHGLNQAVLDKYLELDTRGMIQLNYIWIDGSGETMRSKTRTIDWDPQTIEQLPIWNFDGSSTGQATGNNSDVYLHPVAMYPDPFRRGKNKLVLCETYTYDHKPTISNKRKSCKMAMDKAKSFYPWFGLEQEYTLLDKDKHPLGWPKHGYPGPQGPYYCAIGTGRVFGREVMEAHYRACLYAGIKIAGENAEVMPAQWEFQVGPCEGIDMGDHLWVARYLLERVAEDFGIRISLDPKPIPGDWNGAGCHANFSTAEMREEGGIKLIYQAIEKLSKRHAYHIRMYDPKQGRDNERRLTGRHETSTIHEFSHGVAHRGCSIRVPRQCAEDGYGYMEDRRPSSNCDPYSVTEALVRTIILDEVDEEETKE; from the exons ATGGCTACATATCATGGATTGAATCAAGCTGTTTTGGACAAATATTTGGAGCTTGACACCCGGGGCATGATCCAATTAAATTACATATGGATTGATGGCTCTGGTGAAACAATGCGATCAAAAACAAGAACGATAGATTGGGATCCACAAACCATAGAGCAATTGCCAATATGGAATTTTGATGGTTCTTCCACTGGTCAAGCAACTGGAAACAACAGTGATGTTTATCTTCATCCAGTCGCCATGTATCCTGATCCTTTTCGTAGAGGAAAAAACAAACTGGTCCTTTGTGAAACATACACTTATGATCATAAACCAACAATATCGAATAAACGCAAATCTTGTAAAATGGCAATGGATAAAGCAAAA AGTTTTTATCCCTGGTTTGGGCTTGAACAAGAATACACATTACTTGACAAAGATAAACACCCCCTAGGGTGGCCTAAACATGGTTACCCTGGTCCGCAAGGCCCTTATTATTGTGCAATTGGAACTGGTAGGGTGTTTGGGCGTGAAGTTATGGAAGCTCATTACAGAGCTTGTTTGTATGCAGGTATAAAAATAGCAGGAGAAAATGCAGAGGTTATGCCTGCACAG TGGGAGTTTCAAGTTGGCCCATGTGAAGGAATTGACATGGGTGACCATCTCTGGGTTGCACGTTACCTGTTGGAAAGAGTTGCGGAAGATTTTGGAATTCGAATATCTCTTGACCCAAAACCAATACCTGGTGATTGGAATGGTGCTGGTTGCCATGCTAACTTCAG TACTGCTGAAATGAGAGAGGAAGGTGGCATCAAGTTGATCTATCAAGCCATCGAAAAGTTGTCAAAGCGTCATGCTTATCACATTAGGATGTACGATCCGAAACAAGGTCGCGATAACGAACGTCGTTTAACTGGTCGTCACGAAACGTCAACAATACACGAATTTTCGCACGGCGTTGCACATCGGGGATGTAGTATTCGTGTGCCGCGCCAATGCGCAGAGGATGGATATGGGTATATGGAGGATCGCAGACCTTCATCGAATTGCGATCCGTACAGCGTTACCGAGGCGCTCGTACGGACTATAATTTTGGACGAAGTTGACGAAGAAGAAACAAAGGAAtag